Sequence from the Streptomyces peucetius genome:
TGGTGTCGACACAGCCGATCGCTGTCCCCGCCGCCTGCATGTTGCTGTACGTCCCGTTCTCGGAGCGGCCGTTCAGCGCGTCGGAGAAAGCCATCAGCAGGCCCCCGTTGCCGCCGTCGGCCTCGTCGAGGGCCTGTTCCAGCAACTTCCAGTACTCCTGCGAGTACAGGGCCTGGATGATGCCGTTCGCCGCCTGGCCCTCCGTGAGCATCCGCTCTCCGATGCCCTGGATCGGCTTCTTGTCGAGCCGGGCGAGGAAGCCGATGATCCAGTCCTCGATCTCCTGCACCGACGAACCGGGAAGCCGGCAGTCGTCGCCGCGGTCCAGGCAGTCCTCCGCGAAGTTGGTGAGAGCCAGCTGGAAGCCCCTGACCTGGCCCAGAGCGCCCTGGACGGTGGTCAGCGTCGGGTCGACGACGGCGTCGAACACGGCCCGCCCGACGTTCTTCGGATACAGGTGGGCGTAGACGCCGCCCAGTTCGGTGCCGTACGAGATGCCGAAGTAGTACAGCCTCTCGTCGCCGAGAACCTGGCGCATCAGATCCAGGTCCCGAGCGGCGTTGATGGTGCCCACGTACGGCAGTTCGTCGCCCGAGTTCTCCTCGCAGGCGTCGGTGAACCTCTCGATCCCCTCCAGGAACTCCTTCTCCTCGGCGGGGTCGTCCGGCGTCGGGTCCTCGGTGGCCAGCTGGTCGAGCTCCCTGTCGTCGAGGCACTCCACGGGCACGCTACGGCCCACGCCGCGCGGATCGAAGCTCACCAGGTCGTAGCGGCCCCGCAGATCGTCGTACTCGGTGGCGAGAGACGGCAGCGTGTGCACGCCGGAGGCGCCCGGTCCGCCGAAGTTGAAGACGAGAGAGCCGATGCGGTTCTCCTGGTCACGCGCCGGTGCCCGGATCAGCGCCAGCTCGATGGTCTCGCCGTCGGGCTTGCCGTAGTCGAGCGGGACGTCCATGAACGAGCACTCCCACCCCGTGCCGCCGGGCAGCGGCGACGGCGACGGCCCGCCGCCCTGCGCTTCCGAGGGGGCGGGGCACGGGCGCCACTCCAGCTGCTGGGCGGCGAGGTCCTGCGGCCGGTCCTCGTCGCCGTTCCCCCCGTCGGAGCAGCCGGCCGCGGCCAGCAGTACGGCTGTCACTGTGGCGGCGGCCGCCGTGCGCGCCGCGGTGGAGAACTTCGGCATGCAGCCATCGTGCGCCGCCTCGCCGGGCCCCGCACGGGCTGGACGACCCCCGGCCCCCATGCGGGTGTCCGGCCCGTGCGCTGCGCCGTACGGGTGAGGCCCGGGGCGGGACGTTCCTTCAGAGGTGTCAGAGGGAGCCCTTGCGGGTGAGGTGCGTGAACGCGAACCAGCCCGGCATGACCGGCAGCCACAGAGTCATCGTCCGGTACAGCAGCACCGCCGGTGCGGCGACCTCCTTCGGTACGCCCACCAGCACCAGACCGCCCAGCAGCGCACCCTCGACGGCGCCGACACCGCCGGGTGTCGGCGCGGCGGAACCCAGTGCGTTGCCCGCGAGGAACACCACGGCGATGCTGGCGTAGCTCACCGGCTGGTTGCCGCCGTCGAAGGCCCGGACCGACGCGTCCAGGCACAGCACGAACACCGCCGTCAGCAGCAGCATCCCGCCGATGCCGGTGAGCAGCTTCAGCGGCCGCTGCAGCACGTCGAGCATCCGCGGCACCACCCCGGCGAACAGGGACCTCAGCCGGGTGGAGACGAACTTCCGCAGGAACGGGATCGCCGTCACCACCAGCACCAGCACGGCCACCGTCAGCAGACCGGCGATCACGGTCCTGGACGGGGTGAGCGACGCCGTCTTCTCCGTACCGGTGAGATAACCGAACGACAGCAGCAGCAGGATGTGGGCACCGAGACCGAAGAGCTGCGACGCGCCGACACTCGCGACCGCCAGGCCCGGCCGGACCCCCGAGCGCTGCAGGAACCGGGTGTTCAGGGCGACACCGCCGACCGCCGCCGGTGCGACGATCTTGACGAACGATCCGGCGACCTGCGCCATCACGGTCCGCAGGAACCCGACCCGCTCCGGGACGAACCCCAGCAGGCTCATCGCGGCGGCGAAGTAGCTGAGCGCGGAGAACAGGGCGGCGGCAGCCACCCAGCCCCAGTGCGCGTTGGCGAACACGGTGCCGAAGTCGATCCCGGCGATCTGCGACAGCAGGAAGTAGGCAGCGACGGCGCCCGCGATGAAACTGACGAGCGTGCGGGGCCTGATCCGCTCCAGACGGACCGGCTCGACCGGCGCCTGCGGCCTGATCAGCAGCACCTGCCGACGGATCTGGGAGAGCAGATCCTCCTCGCGCACCTCCTCCATCGCCTCGTCCATGGCCCGCTTGTCGGCCTGCTTCTCCGCGCGCTCCACCTTTCTGGCCGCCTTGCGGTCGTCGGCCGCCGGCTCCCCGGTACGGGCGCGCTTCGCGGACTCCGACGCCTCCAGCACCGCCTCGCGCTCACGGTGCGCCCGCTCGCGCGCCTGCTGGCGCAGGGTTGCCCTGGTCGAGCGGCTCAGCGCGATCGGCTGGAGCAGCGGCAGACAGTCGGCGACCTTGTCCGGGCCGAGCACGTCGACCGCCGCGGTCACCGCGCGGCCGGCGCCCACCCGCAGCCCGAGGGTGGTCAGCAGCTGGGCGATGTCCATCCGCAGCACCATGTCGCCGGCGGCGATCTCGCCGCCGCGCAGGTCCGTGAGGATCACATGGCCGCCCGGGCCCACCAGGATCGCGTCACCGGCCAGCCGGCGGTGCGCGATGCGGCGCGACTGGAGCGCCTTCACCTGCCGCCAGGCGCCGCGCACCACGTCGTCGGTGATCTCGGCGTCGCTCAGGGAGTCGAGGGAACGGCCGCCGGAGTGCTCGTACACGAGCATCACGGCGTCGGGGCCGAGCTCGGAGGTGGCGATCAGCTTGGGGGCGTTGGCGCCTGCGGCGATCGCGGCGTACGCCAGCAGCGCCTCCTGCTCCAGCGCCTGGCGCAGCGACTGGATGGAGCGGCGGGTGGTGATGGAACGCAGCGTCAGCCGGCGCCACACCCGGTAGAAGAAGCCCTGCGCCTGCTGTTCGCGGTCGACGACGGTGACGTCGAGCGGCGGGCCGTCCTCGAGGGACACCAGATAGCGGCGGCCGCGGTCCTGGTCCGCGTTCTCCGGGACGTCGTCCTCGGCGCGCATGGCGGTCACCGGGCGGAAGCCGACGTGGCGCAGACCGGCGAGCAGGTTCTGGCCGGTGGGCCGGACGTTCGGCGAGCCGACGGCGTACAGGGTGCCGTACGCGACGGTCCAGCCGAGCAGCACCGTCAGCAGCACGGAGAAGGGGGTGGTGTAGCCGGCCACCAGCATCGCGAAGGCGTCGAGCATCAGCACCATCCACAGCACGACGCGCCAGCGTGGTCTGCGGGCCATGCCCACGGCCGTCATGTACGCGATGACCGGCGCGAGATATCCGTGCACCGGATCGGTCAGCTCGCCACTGGTCTGCTGCTGGGTCAGGGCGTCCTGGAGAGACCCCGGGGCGCTCTTGGACACCCACAGGTCGGTGGCCAGGGTGACCCCGTGGGCGAGGACCGCGGCGAGCACGCCGTCCGCGATCCGCAGCCCGTCACGTTTGACCAGCCGTTCGATGGCGAAAGCGACGGGGACCAGGAGGACGGCGATGCTGGACGCCAGTCCGGCGATCTTGACCAGCAGGTCGGGGGCCTGGCCGGTGCCCTTGTTGATGTCCTGTTCGAGGCCCGTCGTGGTGCCCTGGGCGAACGCCGCGACGGCCAGGACGACCGCGATCGCGAGGATGCCGATCAGCAGCCGCATCAGGTCCGACGGGCGGTGCACACGAGCGGCGAGCAGCGGCTCGTCCCCGGAGAGCCGGTCCGCGTGGGCGACTTCCGTCTCCCCGCCCGGGGCCGGTGTTTCCGGGTGCGGCTCCGAGCCAGGGGTGCCTGCTGCCTTCGAAGGCTTCACGCCCTGATCCTTCGCCGTCTCGGTCTCTTCTTGATCTCGTATCACCAGTCACCGCCCGCATGATGGTGGCACGACCGGCCGACAGAGGGGGGCATCAGGGTGCAATGCGGGGGTTCGAGGCGCGTACGGTACACCTCTTTGCCGCCCCTGTGCCGATTCGCCCTCCGGCCGCCGGGGCGCTCGGGACCACGGCACTGTCGGTGCCGTACGGCAGGATGGGTCGGATGGACGAGCTGCCTGAGTACGCCGAGCGGGTTCTGGAGGTCGCCGAGCTGATCCCGCCGGGCCGGGTCATGACCTACGGCGACGTCGCGGAGTGGCTCGGAGAGGCGGGGCCCCGCCAGGTCGGCCGGGTCATGGCGCTGTACGGCGGCGGCGTGCCCTGGTGGCGGGTCGTGCGCTCCGACGGGGTCCTGCTCCCGGGCCACGAGCTGCGCGCCCTGGAGCGGTACCGCGAGGAAGGGACTCCGCTGCGCGGAGCGTCCCGCGCCGCACAGGGCCATCTGCCGCGTCTCGACATGAGACGCGCACGGTGGGACGGCGTCGGGGCGGCGCACAGCGACGAAGCTCACATATGACAGCTTCCGCCAAGCGGCGACCGTACGGGGAGTGCGAAGACCGTCCGAGGGACGGGACGACCCCGCCGCCCGCACACGGACGGCTGGCGTAGCGTCTTCGGCGCGCGGCACGCAGCGCAGTCTCACCACCAGCAGACCCAGGACCGGCGATCCACGTGAGCTCCTCCTCCACCACCGGGCGTACGCCGTACCCACAGCAGGTACGGCAGGGGGTTCCTCCGCGCCCGCCAGGCCGCAGGGAGGGGACACCGGGCGCTTACCGGCTGGTGCGGACCCCTCCGGGTCCGGTGGTTCCCCCTCTCCTGGACGCAGCTCAGCGCGCTGTGGTTGACCATGGAGAAGGGCCGCTGCTGGTCCTCGCCGGGCCGGGCACGGGCAAGACGACCACGCTCGTCGAGGCCGTCGCCGCGCGCATCGCCCAAGGCGTGGACCCGTCACGCATCCTCGTCCTCACCTTCAGCCGCAAGGCGGCGGTGGAGCTGCGCGACCGGATGGCGCTGCGGCTGGGCGGCACACGCGGCCCGCAGGCGACGACGTTCCACTCCTTCTGTTACGCGCTGGTCCGCGCCAACCAGGACGCCGATCTGTTCTCGGAGCCGTTGCGGCTGCTGTCCGGCCCCGAGCAGGACGTCGCCGTCCGCGACCTGCTGGCCGGCCAGATCGGCCTGCCCGGCGGCGTGCGATGGCCCGACGAACTGCGGGCCTGCCTGACCACCCGCGGCTTCGCCGACGAGGTGCGGGCCGTGCTCGCCCGGAGCCGGGAGCTGGGCCTCGGCCCCGACTCCCTCGCCCGCTTCGCGGCCCGCACCGGGCGGCCCGACTGGGCGGCCGCCGCGTCGTTCCTCGCCGAGTACCTGGACGTCCTCGACCTCCAGGGCGTGATCGACTACGCGGAGCTGGTGCACCGGGCGGTGCTGCTGGCCGAGGAGGCGCCCCTCCCGTCGTACGACGCGGTGTTCGTGGACGAGTACCAGGACACCGACCCGGCCCAGGTGAGGCTGCTGAGGGCGCTCGCGGGCGGCGGCCGGACTCTGGTCGCCTTCGGCGACCCGGACCAGTCGATCTACGCGTTCCGCGGCGCGGACGTGAACGGCATCCTCGACTTCCCCGACGCCTTCCCGCGGGCCGGCGGCAGGCCCGCGGACGTCGCGGTGCTCACCACCTCCCGGCGCAGCGGGGACGTGCTGCTGGAGGCGACCCGTCTGCTGACCCGCCGGATGCCGTTGACGCGGCTGCCGTCCGACAAGGTGCGCGCCCACCGCGAACTGTCGGCCGCCCGCGAGGGCGGCCGCATCGAGGCGTACACCTGTCCCACGGCCTCGGCGGAACTCGACAACGTCGCGGACATCCTGCGCCGCGCCCACCTCGAGGAGGGCGTCCCGTGGCACGAGATGGCGGTCCTCGTCCGCGCCGGCGGCCGCACGATTCCGTCGATCCGGCGCGCCCTGACGTCGGCGGGCGTCCCCCTCGAGGTCGACGGCGACGACGTCGCCCTCCGCCACGAACCGGCGGTGGCGCCGCTGCTGACCGCCCTGCGCACGGTGGCGACGGCCGCGTCGGGGCGCGCGGCGGGGGCGGGGCCCGGCGGCGGCCTGGCGGGACCGGCCGCGGAGGCCGGCGCGGTGCTGCCCGGCGGGACTGGTTCGGCGGGCGCGGAGCCCCGCGCGGCGCTGCCCGGTGGGGCCGATTCGGCGGGCGCGAACGGTGTGGCAGGAGCGAGGGCTGCGGACGCTGTGGCGGGAGCCGCGAGCGCTGACGGCGTGGCAGGTGCGGCGGACGCGGACGATGTTGTCGCGACAGCGGACGTCGTGGCGGACGCGGCGACCCCGTCGTGCGACGGGGCTGGGGAGACCGAGCGCCGGGCGGTCCCGGCGCCCGGCGTCACGGAGGCGCCGTCCGGTGGTGATGCGGCCGATGCGGCCGGCAGTCCTGACGCGGACGAGGTCTGGATAGACACCGAGACCGCGATCACCCTTCTCACCTCCCCGCTGGGCGGCATGGACACCGCCGACCTCCGCCGCCTCGGCCGGGCCCTCCGGGACGAGGAGCGGGCCGGGGGCAACCCGCTGCCGCCGCCGTCCGACCGGCTGCTCGCCCGCGCCCTCGCGGAGCCCGAGCGTCTCGTCGCGCACGACCCCGCGTACGCGCGCGGCGCCCAGCGGCTCGGTGCGCTGCTGCGCAAGGCGCGTGAGCTGCTCGAGGGCGGCGGCACGGCCGAGGAGGCCTTGTGGCTGCTGTGGGACGGCACCCCCTGGCCCGGCCGCCTGGAACGTGCCGCGTTCCGCGGCGGTGCGGCCGGCCGTAACGCGGACCGGGACCTGGACGCCGTCTGCGCCCTCTTCGAGACCGCCGCCCGTGCCGAGGAACGCACCGGCGGCCGTGGCGCCCTCAACTTCATCGAGGAGCTCGAGGCCCAGGACATCGCCGCCGACACGCTCTCCGGGCGCGAGGCCCGGCCGGACGCCGTACGGCTGATGACGGCCCACCGTTCCAAGGGCCTGGAGTGGAGCCTGGTCGTCGTCGCGGGGGTGCAGGAGGGCCTGTGGCCCGACCTCCGTCGCAGAGGCTCCCTCCTGGAGGCCGACCGCATCGGCCGGGACGGTCTCGCGGAGCCGCTCACCCCCGGTGCGCTGCTGGCCGAGGAGCGCCGGCTCTTCTACGTGGCGGCCACCCGCGCCCGCGACCGGCTTGTCGTCACGGCGGTCAAGGCCCCGGCGGACGACGGCGATCAGCCGTCCCGTTTCCTGGCCGAGCTCGGCGTGGAGCCGCGCGACGTCACGGGCCGTCCGCGCCGTCCACTCGCCGTCGCCCCGCTCGTCGCGGAGCTCCGTGCGACCACCGTCGACCCGGCGGCCTCGCCCGCGTTGCGGGAGGCCGCCGCCCGCCGGCTCGCCCGCCTCGCCGCCCTGACGGACGAGGAGGGCCGGCCGCTCGTGCCGGCCGCCCACCCCTACCGCTGGTGGGGCCTGTACGACGCCACGCACAGCGCGAAACCGCTGCGGGACCGGGACCGGCCGGTCACCCTCTCGGGCAGCGCGCTGGACCAGCTGGCGAACAGCTGCGCTCTCCAGTGGTTCCTCGGCCGTGAGGTGAAGGCGGACGCGCCGGCGACCGCCGCCCAGGGCTTCGGCAACGTCGTGCACGTACTCGCCGACGAGGTCGCCTCCGGCCGTACCCCCGCCGATCTCGCCGTCCTCATGGAGCGTCTCGACTCGGTGTGGGACGCGCTGGTCTTCGACGCCCCGTGGAAGTCGCAGCAGGAGAAGGAGCACGCGCGGGTCGCGCTCGAACGTTTTCTGCGCTGGCACGTCACGGACCGCGGCGGGCGCACCTCCGCCGCGACGGAGCACGACTTCGACGTGACCCTGGCCGCGGGCGAGTTCGAGGTGCGTATCCGGGGGTCCATGGACCGCGTGGAGAAGGACGAGCAGGGCCGCGCGTACGTCGTCGACTTCAAGACGGGCAAGCAGGCGCCCACGAAGGACGAGGTCGCCCGCCATCCGCAGCTCGCCGTCTACCAGATCGCCGTCCGCGAGGGCGCGGTCGACGAGGTCTTCGGCGGCCGGCCCGAGCCGGGCGGCGCCGAGCTCGTGCAGCTGCGTCAGCCGGCCGCCAAGAAGGAGGGCGGCGAGGCCCTGCCCAAGGTGCAGGCCCAGGAGGCGCTCGCGGGCGAGTGGGTGGGCGACCTGCTCGCCACCGCGGCCGGCCGCGTGCTCGACGAGCGCTTCACTCCCTCCACCGGCCAGCACTGTGCGCACTGCACCTTCCGCGCCTCCTGCAGCGCGCAGCCGGAGGGCCGCCAAATAGTCGAATGAGCCGAACGGCCGGTGTGTTTGTCACGCGGCGTCACATTCGCCCCGATCCAATGGAGTCCGGCCCGGTCGCCGACGGCCGACGGCCGGGGACCATGCGGATCTGCGAGGAGAGACAACATGACGGCCAAGCGGAAGTCCCTGGCCACGGCGATGGCCTGCGCGAGTGCCATCGTCGTGCTGGCGGGTTGCTCCCAGGACGGCGACATCAAGGCCAAGGGGGCCTCCGGGGACCGGAACGATCCGGTGGCCGCGACGAGCGGCGGTTCGCTGGAGGGTCTGAACGCCGGGCAGATCGCCGACAGGGCGGTCGAGGCCACGAAGGCCGCCGGATCGCTGACCATGGCGGGCCGGATCGAGAAGGACGGTGAGCCGTTCTCCGTCGACCTCGCCCTGGACTCCGCCCAGAACTGCACCGGCCGGCTCGGCGTCAAGGGAGGCAGGGCCGAGCTGCGCCAGGTGGCCGAGACGATGTACCTGAAGGGCGACAGGCAGTTCTGGAGTGCCTCGTTGCAGGAGCGTTCCTCCGCCTCGCCCGACGGGTCCGGCAACGACGCCGTCGTGGAGCTCATGACGGGCCGCTGGATCAAGATGCCCGCGGGGAGCATCAAGGACATGGACCGCCTCTGCGACCTCAAGGCGATGTTCGCCCGGATGGACGTGGACGAGGCGGACCGGAAGCGGATGACGAAGGGCCCGGACGCGAAGGTCGACGGCGTACCGACGGTGACCCTCGTGAAGAGGCAGCAGGGCACGACCACGACCGTCCATGTCGCCAAGGAGGGCAAGCCCCATGTCCTCAAGATCGTCAGGGCGGGTGGCGACGAGACCGGCACGATCGTCCTCTCCGGCTACGGCAAGCCGGTCCAGGTCGAGGCACCGCCGGCGGACGAGGTCGTCGACCTGGACAGCCTGACCGGGCGCGACGGCCTCGGGTTCGAGGCGGGCGAGACGCACACCGGGGAACAGTCGGGCGACCGGAGCGGCACGGACGGGGAGTCCGGCACCGGGCCGGACATCGGCCTCGGGGCCGGTACGGACGGGGGGACAGGCTCCGGGACCGACTCCGAAACCGATTCCGAAACGGACTCCGGGAACGATGCCGGGTACGGGACCGGGGCGGACGTTGACCCAGACACCGGCAGCGACTCCGGAACGGGCGCCGACGCCGAGTCCGGGGGCGATGTCGAGTCCGGCGGTGACACAGAGCCGGGTGACACCGGTACCGACACCGGATCGGGCGCCGGGACCTCCGCGGACAGCGAGACCGCTTCCTAGGCGGCTTCCGGGCATATCGGGAGACATGGGGACCACCGCTGATGCTGATCGGAAAATCGAGGTTCGGGAGGGCAGGCGGCAGCATCCGGGCCGCTTGCGGACCGGATGTCGGGGCGGGCTCTCTCAGGCGGATACGGGTTGGAGGGTGACCTGGTGGCCGAGGGCCTGGAGCTGGCGGACGAGGTCGCGGGTCTTGCGGGCGGGATTGAGATGGCGTTGGTGCCAGTCGGCGCCGAGCTCCTGGTAGGAGGCGTCCGGGTCATTGATCAGGTGCCAGGTGATGACGAGTATCGAGCGGGCGACGGCGACCAGGGCCTTGGCGTGTCCGCGGCGTTTGACGATGCGGCGGTAGCGGGCGCCGAGGAAGGTGTCGGTGCGGGCGGCGGCGTTGGCAGCCTCGCCGAGGGCGCCCTTGAGCCAGGGGTTGCCCTGCCCGGCCGGGCCTGCGGTGCTCTTCGCGCCGGACTGGATCGTGCGAGGGCATAACTTCGCCCAGGACACCAGATGTTCGGGAGTGGGGAAGCGGCTCATGTCCGCGCCGATCTCGGCGAGGATGATCTGTGCGGTGGCCGGCCCGATCCCGGGGACGGCATCCAGCTTCTCGGCCAGGGCGCGGGCGTTCACACCACCGGCGGACGGTCCCACTTCCGGGTCGTCGTGTGGGGTGGTGATGTTCTCCAGCGTGTGGGCGATGAGCCGGTCGAGTTCCTGGATCTGTGCGGTGAGATGGTCGACGGTGCCCAGCAGCACCCCCAGCAGCCGGGCGTGGTGGTCCTCGAACTGTCCGGTCAGGGCCTCGGCGAGGGCCGCCTTCTTCTTTACCAGGTTGCCTTTGGCGAGGTCGGCGAGGGCGCGGGGGTTGCGTTGGCCGGCGACCAGGGCATCGAGCATGGCCCGCCCTGACATGCCGAACAGGTCCGAGACGACGTCGGACAGTTTGATCTGCGCGTCCTGGAGGGCTTTGTCCACCCGGTGCTTGTGGCGGGTGCGTTCCTGGACGAACACGGTGCGGGTGCGGGTGACGTCCCGCAACTGCCGGACGGGCTTGGGCGGGACGAACGAGGCGCGGACCATGCCGCGTTCGGCGAGCTTGGCCAGCCAGACCGCGTCCAGCTTGTCGGTCTTCGGGCGCCCGGGGACGTTCTTCACGTCGCGCGCGTTGACGAGCCAGCAGTCCAGGCCGCGGGCCTCCAGCAGGTAGAAGAACGGGCGCCAGTACGAGCCCGTCGCTTCCATGACGACCCGCTCGACGCCCTGGCAGACCAGCCGGTCGCCGAGCTCCAGGATCGCGTTGGTGGTCGAGGCGACCGTCCAGACCTGCTGGACACGCCGGCCCTCGATAGTGTCGTGCGGGACGCGCAGGCAGACCATCCCGGATGCCTTGGCGATGTCGATCGACGCAACCCGCGCGACCGTGCCGTCGTCGTGGTCTTCTCTCAATTCCTCCATGCCGTGCCCCCTGTTGTACTGGTTCGGGCAGAGGCTGCCCGGGGAGCCTGAGGGGGAACGGAGAAGCTGATCGGCGTGCTCAAGGCGACAGTGTGCGGCCCCTCGGACGGCTCCCTCACCAGACTCCTATGCGGGCTCACAGCCCAGACATCAAGCGGCGTCGGCGGACAGCCCCTGTACCGATTTTCACGCCCGCGGGGCGTCACCGCAGGTGAACGGTCGACTCCTATTGGCTGTCAAGCGGCGGTGAGCCAGTCGCGGTAGGTGCTGGCGAGGTCGTCGTCCCGGCGGGTTCCTCGTTCGAGGGTGGAGATCGTGGCGGGCCAGACCCCGAAGTGGCGGGCTGCTGTGGTGAGGGTGATGTTCTTCGATTGCCGTAGGGGACGCAGATCGGCGATCGAGGGGACGGCGACCGTGGTGGTCAGGCAGCGGAACATCTCCCGGGCGATGGCCCGTTTCAGCAGCCGGATGATCTCCTTCTTCGTTCGGCCGGCGGCGGTCTGCCGTGTCACGTAGTCGCGGGTGCGGGGATCGCTGGACATGCGGACCAGGGCGATGCGGTAGAGAGCTGCGTTGGCCGCCCGGCCGGAGCCATGAGAACAGGTTCCGGCGGCCGGACAGAACAGCACGGGGACAGCCCAGCAGGGCGTCAGTCAGTGGCTGGGCCACGATCACCGGAACCTGAGTATCAGCATCAATGTCAGTGGTCCCCGTTAGCCTCTACGAGGTGACCGCACGTATCACCGACCCCGAGCAGCTCAAGGAGCTCCTCGGCATCCCCTTCACCCCGGAGCAGACGGCCTGCATCACCGCGCCGCCCGCACCGCAGGTCATCGTGGCCGGGGCCGGTTCGGGGAAGACGACGGTCATGGCGGCCCGGGTGGTCTGGCTCGTGGGCACCGGGCAGGTGGCTCCGGAGCAGGTCCTCGGCCTCACGTTCACGAACAAGGCTGCGGGCGAGCTCGCCGAGCGTGTCCGCACCGCCCTCGTCCGCGCCGGGGTGACGGACCCTGACGTCATCGACCCGGACAACCCTCCGGGAGAGCCGCGCATCTCCACGTACCACGCCTTCGCGGGACAGCTGCTCGCCGACCACGGCCTGCGCATCGGACTCGAGCCGACCGCCCGGCTCCTCGCCGACGCCACCCGGTACCAGCTCGCCGCCCGTGTGCTGCGGGAGGCCCCTGGCCCGTATCCGGCGCTCACCCGCTCCTTCCCGTCCCTCGTCAGCGACCTGCTCGCGCTCGACGCGGAGCTCGCCGAGCACCTGGTGCCCCCCGAGCGGCTGGCGGCGTACGACTCCGAGCTGCTCCGCACGCTGGAGGGGGCGCGGCTGAGCAACGCCGACCTCCGCAAGGTCCCGGAGGCCGCGGCCGCCCGCCGCGAACTGCTCGACCTGACGATCCGGTACCGCGCCGCCAAACGGGAGCGCGACCTTCTCGACTTCGGGGACCAGATCGCCCTCTCCGCCGAGCTGGCGCTCACCCGGCCGGAGGTGGGCGCCATCCTGCGGGACGAGTTCCGGGTGGTGCTGCTCGACGAGTACCAGGACACGTCCGTGGCCCAGCGGCTCCTGCTCTCGGGTCTGTTCGGGAAGGGCACGGGCCACCCGGTCACCGCGGTCGGCGACCCCTGCCAGGCGATCTACGGCTGGCGCGG
This genomic interval carries:
- a CDS encoding MSCRAMM family adhesin SdrC is translated as MTAKRKSLATAMACASAIVVLAGCSQDGDIKAKGASGDRNDPVAATSGGSLEGLNAGQIADRAVEATKAAGSLTMAGRIEKDGEPFSVDLALDSAQNCTGRLGVKGGRAELRQVAETMYLKGDRQFWSASLQERSSASPDGSGNDAVVELMTGRWIKMPAGSIKDMDRLCDLKAMFARMDVDEADRKRMTKGPDAKVDGVPTVTLVKRQQGTTTTVHVAKEGKPHVLKIVRAGGDETGTIVLSGYGKPVQVEAPPADEVVDLDSLTGRDGLGFEAGETHTGEQSGDRSGTDGESGTGPDIGLGAGTDGGTGSGTDSETDSETDSGNDAGYGTGADVDPDTGSDSGTGADAESGGDVESGGDTEPGDTGTDTGSGAGTSADSETAS
- a CDS encoding IS110 family transposase; the protein is MEELREDHDDGTVARVASIDIAKASGMVCLRVPHDTIEGRRVQQVWTVASTTNAILELGDRLVCQGVERVVMEATGSYWRPFFYLLEARGLDCWLVNARDVKNVPGRPKTDKLDAVWLAKLAERGMVRASFVPPKPVRQLRDVTRTRTVFVQERTRHKHRVDKALQDAQIKLSDVVSDLFGMSGRAMLDALVAGQRNPRALADLAKGNLVKKKAALAEALTGQFEDHHARLLGVLLGTVDHLTAQIQELDRLIAHTLENITTPHDDPEVGPSAGGVNARALAEKLDAVPGIGPATAQIILAEIGADMSRFPTPEHLVSWAKLCPRTIQSGAKSTAGPAGQGNPWLKGALGEAANAAARTDTFLGARYRRIVKRRGHAKALVAVARSILVITWHLINDPDASYQELGADWHQRHLNPARKTRDLVRQLQALGHQVTLQPVSA